One Arachis hypogaea cultivar Tifrunner chromosome 18, arahy.Tifrunner.gnm2.J5K5, whole genome shotgun sequence genomic window, TATACACATAGATACATTCATACATATATAAACTTATCTATCCAATAATAAGCcgaccaaaataattaaaaataaagcatGTCTGCAAGAAGCATAATGAAATCAAAGTACTATTAATattttgaatagaaaaataaaacttATTGAAAACTGTAAAGGCAAAAGAGCAACGCAAAACTCATCATTACTCTACCCTACAAACCTAAACACATCTAAATTAAAGAGAATTCACTAATAAACCCCTTAATTTGCGTTCACCGGAATATGCTCTCTTCGGCCACCGGAAAAGGCACCTAGCACAACAGCAACATCGATAAAAACAAAGAAACTACCTCGATCGATGATGCTTGGTTTTGGCGGGTACTTGGCTTCTCCGATGAGACTTGTCTGCTTTTCCAAAAGCAGCACAGAAGCCACACGCGGAGAGCTTAGGGGACGGTGGCTCGATTGCCGGAGAGACTTTTCCGGTGCGGTATCCGCGAGCTCCTCCGCCGTTAGAACGGCTTCTCTGGACGGTGTTGATTTGTGGTAGTGGCGGTGCAGCAGCTGAAGAAGCATCCTGATGAAGAAGGTCTTTATTATCTTGCTGGTTGTTATTGGCACCGCCACCAGCGGCGGCAGCAGCAGCAGCTTCAGCTTTGTTGATTTCTTCAGACAAGAACTTGTCGTCCCAAACAAAACCAGATGAGCCTTGTCTTCTGAAGGACACTGCAGATCTTTGCAGACCAAGACCAGCCATGGTTAATTTCTATTAAttgggaaaagaaaaagagcagagGGCAGTCTCTGTTGAAGAAACTAGAGAGAAGTGGTTAAAGCTTTTATGGAAGAAAAAGTCATACCATTAAAGCTACGTATATTACTACTCTATCTCTACCTAGTCAATATATTGTGGAATCTTGTAACGCTTTCATTTGCTTCTttctttaaattaattagaagtgTTAGATCCAgtcatttttgtgatttgtagtcattaaTAGTCAtccaatggaatatttatacaatatgtacaatgaaaGTTtatgaagtattagagatataactattctGAAACTTttaggatgagtggtatcataacatggtattagagcactagatctaaaaaggTCAagaattcaatcattgatgaaccccaaaatcaatttaatattttgggaagatgtttattatctctaGTACTCGAATGATTATTCTAAATAGTACAagggatgttcattttgtaattcAATAGCCCATTGTACAAATAATCTATTGTCTCCCTACCTAGAtcctaatatttttaatggtgtaaaattTTATCCAGTATTAAatcactcatttttcttttgtaaattATATGTcgatcaaaatttaataaaattattagtcgTAGACTTtttctaaattaaatatttatttaaaaaacatctatattgtattgtattttttaattataattatttaaataatatatcttGTACTTAGAAGAGGATTACGGAGCAAGAGAAATGTCCATGGgacttaaaatatataaatatataaaagataagatgttAATGTATGGTTAGCATTCAAATTGAGCTTTTGGCTTCGAGGACCACCGAACCCGCGTTTGTTTCATTCACACACATTTGGCAGCCATCCTCAATAACTCAAAAaatgaaattatatttaaatatcgtAATATCTAATagtctctatttttttaatttgtttattagaGATAGCACATCACCTTGCCAAACAGCGAAATTGCGTGCATAATCTTAATTACTTGGGAATTTAACTAACATATCTCATCTGATCCAACGTGATGTGAATAATTAACAAATTGGAGAGATACACACTTAAACTTTAGTAAATATTTACGGATGCACAAATTATTTTaactgttgattttaattaacatatattatatatattttttataattcagattaaCGTTAAAATAATTGGAACACCAATACTTCCGATacacttgaaatgtttcctaaACTTTAATTTACTGATGTCCTGGGATGATGAATCAAATAAAGGGTACTAGCTTAGTAGTAAACAATGATTTACCCAAAATGGGCACGAGGATCTGATCTGATCTGAAGATTCATGAGTGGAGGGTACTTAGAATAAGATTCATGGATATGAATGTCTGCAAATGATGGATACACCTCGATTTGCAAGTCAGTGCACTTAAAAATGCTACTAGGTAGCTTGGACCCCGTGTCAGAGTGTTAAAACAAGACAAAAAGTAAAGGTGGTGGTGGTGAATATATGAGATCCCAATTGATTATATATGCTGACTTTTTGTGGCTACTGGCCAGCTGATGAGTGTGACCTACGAAGGTTAGGTCCACCAAGTGAATATGTACTCTATCACACCAAATCAATCCATCAATTAAACATCCAAAATGTATTTGTTTTCTTGTCTTCTCACTTCTCACCAAGTTTTCAACAGCTTtaccatttttttttttattttgttggttcATTCCTTCAAGATGAGTTACCATTCATTCAGGAAAATCCCACCATTTACATATATTATAATTCCTCTCGTGTATTTAAGATTAATATAGTAATAATGTATAACAGCTTTCTCTAATTTATTTGTATTGttgtttatttttgtaaaattattgttgaattagttctaactttttcaaaaaattaaccgtcaaaaatatattttgatgaaaatataaaatttttaaaataaaataaaatttaaaaatatttttaaaatttttaacaaattttaaagacaaaatatatcttacccaaaaaattaaaacaaactaattgtcaaaagagaaaatattaggatcaacatttttattaaaatttagaaatatttaaCTATCAATAAAAGAGTATGTAATTCTATACCATTAGATATaatattacattattaaaaatattaataataattaattaataatcacaAATCACAAAATATACTAACCTCTAGTACTACTGTTCTCAAAATTCACATAGAATAAAAACCGAGACAATATAATGCAAAAGCACAAATTTAATCACATAGAGCACAAATTTTAATCACATGGAAATAAAACTTATTGTCACTACTCACTAGTGTCTTCTTGCACCGCAGCGTCTATAATATTGTATGAATCTTAAAATTGTTGTGAtactttgttattatttattttacggTATAAAGTAAGACTTAAAATAAGATTTAGAATAAAAGAGTGTTACAACGCCACTGCCAAGTGAGCACCATCAATTCTCCATCATGTCATCGGGTTATTGTCTCTATCTTCGTGGTCATGCTCTGGTTCAAGTGTGCTTTGCTTAAGGTTTTGCGTAAGGGAAAATATGAGGagtcaataaaatatttgtacaatgtgtataataaaGGTTTATgaaatattagaaatataactattagtgttatattttttcattagttgaagtttttgggatgagtagtATCATGACATAGTATTAAAGAACTAgattcgaaaggtcaagagttcgattttTGGTGAATCCTAAAATTAGTTTAACCTTTTggaaagatgtttattatccatTATCTGCTTTTGGTAATATGTTTATTATCTATAGTACTcgaatggttattctagatagtataaagaatgttcattttataactcaataatctattatacacattatacaaatagtCTATTATCTCTCTAGCGAAATCTCTCTCTTAATTGTGAGCGAGAAAAGAGGAGGAATGTGAGAAAGTTTTGTGAGCGAAAGGGAGGTTAACATTCATGAGTTAAAATGCACCATTTTATCTTTGTCTTAAAATGTGCGTGTTTTGATGAGTGTACAGGAGATAATATGTCCTATCAAATGGTATATTAACACTTTGGTAATAACGATACACGTAAGATTTTTTCCGTTAAGAATTTATAGAAAAACTAAATAGAGGAAGAAAATTGTCTATTTGATCAATTGATTAGAAACTGTAAAGATGTTTTACTTTTGTGAAGGAGCGAATTGTCatatatgttttacttttatCGAGTTTTTCTCTATATAATTTGAATTCTAAAGTCAAAACTACGGTTACTTCACTAAGACTCGAGTGTATTAGTCAAATGATGAGCCGAAATATTAGAATTGAATCATACATGCTCTGTTAAATAattaaagagaagagagaaagtaaaaaaaataataaaaatagacaaCAGATTCTTCAGCTGTTTTAGAATTCATATCTGCCTCATAGACAATAATAGTCCAATGCTGAGTTTAGATAAAATTAAAGCCTTAAAAAAAGTTCCCATAAGATAATtaagaaattttatattttatatatgtattttggttTGATACTTTATTTTAGAAGGAttattattaaagaatattttaagAGAACACAATGCACAAGGATTGAATGAATACTTGGTCAGGCTGTTGAAGAAAGCATAAAACagtagtaataattataataaattaataatacatgAGTTTGGTTTGGTCAACAAACATGTTGAAGAGAAGACTATAATAATTGTGTTATTGAAAGTAGGTAAGCTAGCATCTATGGGCAAAGCAGTGGGAGAACATGGATCCCCAAGGTAATACATTGGAAATCGATATTTCCTAAGactttaattaaattatcatagCCATTAACATTATCATCACATATTGCCGTGACCATAAAAAAGGATTTCCATAAcaaaatcaacttttaaattggTTGCACTAATTAAATCTCGCGTTGACCGCAACTTGAGAATAAATTCATTTCACATGGCTGATTTCTTGTcgctttttaatttgaatatggaagGGAAGGAGGTGTTGGACTCACATACAGGAGAAGAGGTGTTTTACTTCATTGTAGGATCAGAAAAACTAGAATTCGGACCATGTGAGTTGTGTTCTTAAAAATGGACGGTTCAAATTGCGTTTTGCTCAATAAATTTAGTCAGAACAAGTAAAATGGAAGATCTAAGTTGCATGTTTCAGATTTCGAATTCCGTCAACTACAAATCAGACCATGTGATTTGTGAAGCaaaatttcatttctaaaaaacTCGCGTGGTCTGAGTTGTTCTACCTTTAGCTTAGAAAAATCTATCCCATATTTTTATCTTATACGCTATAACTCCACATTTGGGAATAGCACACCCAAACCTTCCATATCCATAAAATTGAGTCATTTATTGTTAGTATGAGTATAACATACATTAATTAAtaggaaaagtatgaggagctaATAGAATacttatacaatgtgtacaatggaggtttatggaatattagagatataatcattagtgttacttttTTCTATCAACTGAAGTTTTTGAGATGAATGGTATCATGATATAGTATTAGAGCGCTAGAtctgaaaggtcaagagtttgattcttggtgaaccccaaaatcaatttaattttttaagaagatgtttattatctctaGTACTCAGatagttattctagatagtataaatgatgttcattttgtaattcAATAGACCATTGTACACATTCTACAAATAGCCTATGCGGATcctaattaatattctaattcTTCCAGATTCCTTATTCTTATCTGATCTGATGGGAAATCTGGCTTatcttgaataataataataataataataataatgaatataaGTGTGACCAATGCAAGTGGTGGAGCCCAGTGGAGAAGAGATTAGAGAATGGGAGATGCCACCCTCATCCCTCCCTCACTTCTCTGTCTCTCAATCATTAATCATAGTTTACTGTCATTAACTTTGTCTTTTTAAGGTTTGGGTTTCTTCTTCATTGAGTCCAGGGTTTGGGTTTGGAAGCTGAATTAATATGTCTTGTTTCCACACCTTGAGTACACCTAGGAACCTGTGTTCTTCACTTATCTTGAATGCAGATGAAGGTGCCAGATTCTCTCCTCCTCAAGCTAACAAGAACCTTAATTCTGGAAAGCTTGCATCTTCTACTCCTCTGTTCACTCATGGCACCACCCTTGGTATCATTGGAGGCCTCTCTGTTGATGCCACCCTCACTTTCCTCACAAAACTTGTCCACTTGCATGGAGGACATtccattccttttcttctttgctCAGATCCTCTCTTGAATAAGGACCTTCTCTCCTATGAAAGGGGTCACTTTGTCTCTGCCACAAGTAAGAAATCTGAGTCTCTCAAACTGGATTCTTCTTCCCCAATTGTGCAGAACCTTAGAAACAAAAGGGCTTTTCTGGAGAAATCTGGTGCTCGTTGCATAGTGATGCCTTGTAACATATCACATTGTTGGTATGAACAAGTGTCTATAGGATGTTCTGTTCCTGTTCTTCACATGGCTGAGTGTGTTGCCAAGGAGCTCAAGGAAGCTAAGTTAAAACCACTTGAAGCTGGTAGTCCTCTGCGGATTGGAGTGCTGGCCACAAATCCAACTCTGGAAGCTGGTTTTTATCAGGAGAAGCTGCAGAGTGAAGTGAGTTCCCTCCCTTccatttgcaatcatatctttgAAGATCCATTTTCTTCACTTATCAATTACTCTCTTTTATAGAGTGCAATTTGATTCCtacatgttgaatgatttattgTACTAATTACTTTAACTTCCATCACATTGAACAACTCTGCACTGTAGTTTGGAGGTTGAATTGTTTTGACAAGCAatagaaattgaaattcatatgaTATGCAGGGCTTTGAGGTTGTTCTACCTGATAAAGCAACTATGGAACACACAGTGATACCTGCAACTGAAGCCTTGGACAGAAAGGACATTGAAGGGGCATGCAACCTATTGAGAATTGCACTTCAAGTTCTTCTTGTGAGGGCTGTTAACTCTGTTATCCTTGCTTCTGAAGACATGCGCTCGCTCTTGCCCCAAGACGATCCTCTTCTCAAGAGATGTATTGATCCCATGGATGCATTGGCCAGATCAACTATCAAATGGGTAAGATCAAGATCCTCTGGTGATAATACATGAACAACAATAGAAATTAACTCTTGTAGTTCATTGCATTATGCAGCAACAACATTCTTCTGATGTCATTGGTATTGTGCAAACTTTTTGTATTTACCAATATTGTAATCAAGCCAAGGGTGTGTGTTGAGTACTATAAGAGAATGCATTCATTCTGTGAAAAATCAATGTTGTTTGTTCTTATAGAACCCTTGTgtctttatatattatatactacaaaatCTGCAGAGGAATCCCCGGAATCATTTATAATGATGTGCTGAATAATTCTTGATATAATTTGTGTGGAACATTCCATTCTTCTTTTGAGCTAATACATTGAAGTATGCTCTACTAGAATCTAAAGGGGTATGTATATAACAGAACATAAAGTGTACTAAAATTGTGAGGCTTTATACAAAGAAATGAGTATTCATACATGCACAAAATACTTGCTAGTTAAGCATATCCTCATAACAATTCTGGTGAGGCTAAACAGCAAAGTAAACTGTTGTTAGTTTTAGATCCAATCTGCATAGATGCGACTGATCCTTTGGAGTTCATGATCCTTGAAAATGCACTTCACTCTGCATGGTGgtgcttcatcatcatcatcatcatcatcatcatcatcatcatcagttgCCAATATGCTGCTTGAGGCATTTGTAGCACTTGTTGTTTGCATTGGCCTGAATTCTGCAACACCCAAAACCAAGTCTCTACTGAATCAAAAAATGGGCAACAAAAATGTGTTCTTTTTGTTGAAAAGGGAAAACCCAAATGATGATCACAAACTCAAAAGTGAAAGAATACAATTAAGGGGACCTGGTGGTTGAGCATGATGAAGGAAGTGAGAGGTGGTGGTTGGTGATGATGAGTGAAGGAAGCGACAGGTGTGGCCATAGGAGCAGTTTCTGTACTGAGAAAACATTCTGCAAATTTTAGGGCATCCTCCTCTGAGCTCAGAAAGCCCATGGGCATACCTGCATTTTGAGCCAAGCCCACAGGTACCCGCCATGAATCTCCTGCAAAGCTCTGTCTTGTACCTGCTTCCCATCACTGACATGGTGCCCTTCTTCTTCCAATTCAAGTCCTCCATCTCCATCTCCATCTGATTTGATCG contains:
- the LOC112769330 gene encoding uncharacterized protein → MEMEMEDLNWKKKGTMSVMGSRYKTELCRRFMAGTCGLGSKCRYAHGLSELRGGCPKICRMFSQYRNCSYGHTCRFLHSSSPTTTSHFLHHAQPPEFRPMQTTSATNASSSILATDDDDDDDDDDDDEAPPCRVKCIFKDHELQRISRIYADWI
- the LOC112769328 gene encoding uncharacterized protein produces the protein MSCFHTLSTPRNLCSSLILNADEGARFSPPQANKNLNSGKLASSTPLFTHGTTLGIIGGLSVDATLTFLTKLVHLHGGHSIPFLLCSDPLLNKDLLSYERGHFVSATSKKSESLKLDSSSPIVQNLRNKRAFLEKSGARCIVMPCNISHCWYEQVSIGCSVPVLHMAECVAKELKEAKLKPLEAGSPLRIGVLATNPTLEAGFYQEKLQSEGFEVVLPDKATMEHTVIPATEALDRKDIEGACNLLRIALQVLLVRAVNSVILASEDMRSLLPQDDPLLKRCIDPMDALARSTIKWVRSRSSGDNT
- the LOC112771993 gene encoding MAPK kinase substrate protein At1g80180 — translated: MAGLGLQRSAVSFRRQGSSGFVWDDKFLSEEINKAEAAAAAAAGGGANNNQQDNKDLLHQDASSAAAPPLPQINTVQRSRSNGGGARGYRTGKVSPAIEPPSPKLSACGFCAAFGKADKSHRRSQVPAKTKHHRSR